The Gammaproteobacteria bacterium region TCCTCGCCTTGCCCAACGGCACCGTCGGATACGCGATCGCCTGGGCAAACACCGCCTCGTCGTCGAACAACCGCTGCGAGAACTCCTGGGCCACTTTCTCATCACCGAGCATCACCGGAGTGATCGGCGTCTCCGAATGCCCGATGTCGAACCCGGACGACGACATCGCATCCTTGAACCAGGCGGCGTTGGACCACAGTCGATCCACCAGCTCGGTCGACTCGGACAAGATCTCCACCGACGCGATACACGCGGCAACATCGGCCGGGGTTACCGCCGACGAGAAGAGGAACGGCCGGGAACGCTGGCGCAGCCATTCGACGACCGCTTCAGGGCCGGCAACGTAACCGCCGACGGCGCCGAACGCCTTGGACATCGTGCCTACCTCGACCTCCACCCTGCCGTGGAGTCCGAAGTGGTCGACGATGCCACGGCCGCCGCGGCCAAGGACGCCCTCGCCGTGCGCGTCGTCGACCATCACCATCGCCTCATATTCGTCGGCGGCTTCGACGATTCGATCGAGCGGCGCGATGTCACCATCCATGGAGAACACGCCATCCGTGATGACGAGCATCCGTCTGAAGCCCTCCGCGCGAGCCTCAGCGAGCTTGCCACGTAGATCGTCGACGTCGCAGTGGGCATAGATCTTTCGCGACGCCTTGGCGAGACGCACCCCGTCGATGATCGACGCATGATTCAGCTCGTCAGTGATGATCACGTCTTCCTTGTCGACCAGCGCCGGGATCGCACCGGCGTTCGCGACAAACCCCGCCTGCAGCGAGATCGCCGCTTCCACCCCCTTGAACGTGGCGAGTCTCTCCTCGAGTTCATCGTGGATCGTCATCGTCCCCGCGATCGTGCGCACTGCGCCCGGACCAACACCGTACCGATCAAGGGCGGCCTTCGCCGACTCGACGAGACGCGGGCTGTCGGCGAGGCCCAGGTAGTTGTTCGAGCAGAAGTTGAGAACCTTCTTCCCGTCCACGGTCAGCCACGCCCCCTGCGGTCCGTCGACATGGCGGATCGTGTTGTAGAGACCCTGGTCTTTGAGTTCCCGTATCTGATCCCTCAAGAAACCGATCTTGTCCATGATCACCTCAGCTCGATATCCTCAGTTCAGTGGTCCATCCACGTCTTCCGGATCCGGGAACATGACCACCTTTCCGCACTCCCCTGACGCCA contains the following coding sequences:
- a CDS encoding glycine C-acetyltransferase is translated as MDKIGFLRDQIRELKDQGLYNTIRHVDGPQGAWLTVDGKKVLNFCSNNYLGLADSPRLVESAKAALDRYGVGPGAVRTIAGTMTIHDELEERLATFKGVEAAISLQAGFVANAGAIPALVDKEDVIITDELNHASIIDGVRLAKASRKIYAHCDVDDLRGKLAEARAEGFRRMLVITDGVFSMDGDIAPLDRIVEAADEYEAMVMVDDAHGEGVLGRGGRGIVDHFGLHGRVEVEVGTMSKAFGAVGGYVAGPEAVVEWLRQRSRPFLFSSAVTPADVAACIASVEILSESTELVDRLWSNAAWFKDAMSSSGFDIGHSETPITPVMLGDEKVAQEFSQRLFDDEAVFAQAIAYPTVPLGKARIRVMISAAHSRDDLEYGAAAFAKVGEALGVI